In a single window of the Leptospira sanjuanensis genome:
- a CDS encoding acetyl-CoA acetyltransferase produces MSDKIYVLGGEQTDFQRNWTKEGKTFMSLMREAVQDGLAAVGITPDEIKKLNKQNRIGIFVGNFDAEQYATQGHLGAFLTEVDPAFYGIPGGRFEAACASGSIALDAAATKIRAKDYDVAIVLGIEIMKTVSSSVGGDFLGTAAYYEKEAKGVQFPFPKLFGKLADVILERYKLPEQRFMGALAEISRINYDNAKRNPKAQTRSWFMNKEHANARGGEYNMAVGGRLCITDCSQVTDGAAMVVLANKSYTEEYAKKRGKKITSIPRLKGWGHRVAPITFDAKVAESKGDKYILPWTRQTVKDAYDRAELGVKDIDVFETHDCFTSSEYAAISAFGITQPGKEHEAIEDGVIDINGKKPINPSGGLIGVGHPVGASGVRMMLDLYKQVTGTAGNYQVEGAKNGLMLNIGGSATTNVVFIVGK; encoded by the coding sequence ATGAGCGATAAAATTTACGTCCTCGGCGGGGAACAAACCGATTTTCAAAGAAACTGGACCAAAGAAGGAAAGACCTTCATGTCCTTAATGCGCGAAGCCGTTCAAGACGGACTTGCGGCTGTCGGAATCACACCCGATGAAATCAAAAAACTGAATAAACAAAATCGAATCGGAATTTTCGTAGGAAACTTCGACGCGGAACAATATGCGACGCAAGGTCACTTGGGCGCATTCTTAACCGAAGTCGATCCTGCGTTCTACGGAATTCCTGGCGGACGTTTTGAAGCCGCTTGTGCTTCCGGGTCGATCGCACTTGACGCGGCCGCTACAAAAATCCGCGCAAAAGACTACGACGTTGCAATTGTTCTCGGAATCGAGATCATGAAAACGGTAAGTTCTTCCGTAGGCGGTGACTTTTTAGGAACAGCCGCTTATTACGAAAAAGAAGCGAAAGGAGTTCAATTTCCTTTCCCGAAACTTTTCGGAAAACTCGCGGACGTAATTCTCGAGAGATACAAACTTCCGGAACAAAGATTCATGGGCGCGTTAGCCGAAATCTCAAGAATCAACTACGACAACGCGAAGAGAAACCCCAAGGCGCAAACACGTTCTTGGTTCATGAACAAAGAACACGCGAACGCTCGCGGCGGAGAATACAATATGGCCGTGGGTGGAAGACTTTGCATCACCGATTGTTCTCAAGTAACCGACGGTGCGGCGATGGTGGTTCTCGCGAATAAATCTTACACTGAAGAATACGCTAAAAAAAGAGGAAAGAAGATCACTTCCATCCCAAGACTGAAAGGTTGGGGACACAGAGTGGCTCCGATTACTTTCGACGCGAAGGTTGCCGAATCTAAAGGAGACAAATACATTCTCCCTTGGACCAGACAAACCGTTAAAGACGCTTACGACAGAGCGGAACTCGGAGTGAAAGACATCGACGTTTTCGAAACTCACGACTGTTTCACTTCTTCCGAATATGCAGCGATTTCCGCTTTCGGGATCACACAACCCGGTAAGGAACACGAAGCGATCGAAGACGGCGTGATCGACATCAACGGTAAAAAACCGATCAACCCGTCCGGCGGACTGATCGGAGTCGGTCACCCAGTGGGAGCTTCCGGAGTTAGAATGATGCTCGACCTCTACAAACAAGTTACCGGCACTGCAGGCAACTACCAAGTAGAAGGCGCTAAGAACGGATTGATGCTGAATATCGGCGGGTCCGCAACGACGAACGTGGTTTTCATCGTAGGAAAATAA
- a CDS encoding gamma-glutamyltransferase family protein has product MNRILKYFTLIVGIGTALLYAFYFTFSRPKEILEFYDPYHENRPLAEGSKLMVASGHPLATKTALQILEKGGNAADAGIAALLVLNVTQGEEASFPGVAPLLYYNSKSKQVESYIGAGKAPSRATIEYFQSRGHTYIPTLKYSSQLVPASPDVIIALLKKYGTMSFEQVSAPAIEIAEQGFPVHRILMRNLNMNIFKRLGFTFLLPYNSEIYLENRWWKPLYHKEIFKRPVLGKTLRELAEQEAQARRFGADRNRALEAVRTYFYEGPIAQKIIKAHEENDGTITPKDLSTYSGGWEKPLQGSYGPYTIFSNQTWNQGAVIPIVLQILEGIDLQSMEHNSPQYVHTVVQAIELAMADREKFFGDPTFVNVPNEGLLSKEYARERRKLFRPTAFGKTPLHGNPFAYQKKSVLSSLEFQKQRKDSFPSQNNSPVDQNRFSTGTSSDSNPNTSLLRRVIAKLIFFQSSLTFHSSLNDQQLSLWEKTGKVGRDTTYLSIIDAQGNSLSLTPSDFPQSPMIDGDITLGIRMTQFRLDPNHPSALLPGKRPTITPNASMVFKKGKFLMSLGTPGGDMQTQATIQVFLNMIVFGMNAQEAVNAPRFRSLNWPDSFSPHNYYPGRIELEKDIYDRSGKALKDLGYDVVGRDVWEYDFGAPCISLKDPVTGKLYGGADPRKESWAEGR; this is encoded by the coding sequence ATGAATCGAATTCTAAAATACTTCACCCTGATCGTCGGCATCGGAACCGCATTACTCTACGCTTTCTATTTCACCTTTTCCAGACCGAAAGAAATATTAGAATTTTATGATCCGTATCACGAAAACAGACCTCTCGCGGAAGGTTCGAAGCTGATGGTTGCGTCCGGACATCCGCTGGCGACCAAAACGGCCCTTCAAATTTTAGAAAAAGGCGGCAACGCCGCGGATGCCGGAATTGCCGCCTTACTCGTGTTAAACGTCACGCAAGGAGAAGAAGCTTCTTTTCCGGGCGTAGCCCCCCTCCTTTACTACAACTCAAAATCAAAGCAGGTGGAAAGTTATATCGGCGCGGGAAAGGCTCCGAGCAGAGCGACCATCGAATACTTTCAATCCCGAGGACATACGTATATTCCGACTTTGAAATATTCTTCCCAACTCGTTCCCGCCTCGCCCGACGTCATCATCGCTCTTTTGAAAAAATACGGAACGATGAGTTTTGAACAAGTTAGCGCTCCTGCAATCGAAATAGCGGAACAAGGTTTTCCGGTTCACAGAATATTGATGCGAAATCTGAACATGAATATCTTCAAAAGACTCGGATTTACGTTTCTTCTTCCGTATAACTCCGAAATCTATCTGGAAAATCGATGGTGGAAACCGCTGTATCATAAGGAAATTTTCAAACGACCCGTTCTTGGAAAAACCTTACGTGAACTCGCTGAACAAGAAGCTCAGGCGAGACGTTTCGGCGCGGATCGAAACCGCGCCTTAGAAGCTGTGCGAACGTATTTTTACGAAGGACCGATCGCGCAAAAAATCATAAAGGCGCACGAAGAAAACGACGGCACTATAACCCCAAAAGATCTCTCGACTTATTCGGGAGGTTGGGAAAAGCCGTTGCAGGGATCTTACGGTCCTTATACGATCTTTTCCAATCAAACTTGGAATCAGGGCGCGGTCATTCCGATCGTTCTTCAAATTTTAGAAGGAATCGATTTGCAATCGATGGAACACAATTCTCCGCAATACGTTCATACCGTGGTCCAAGCGATCGAACTTGCTATGGCGGATCGGGAAAAATTTTTCGGAGATCCGACATTCGTAAATGTTCCAAACGAGGGTCTTCTCAGCAAAGAATATGCAAGAGAACGAAGAAAACTTTTCCGACCTACTGCCTTCGGTAAAACACCTTTACACGGAAATCCGTTCGCTTATCAAAAGAAGAGTGTTTTAAGCTCGCTCGAATTTCAAAAACAGCGGAAAGATTCTTTCCCGAGTCAAAATAATTCTCCTGTCGATCAAAATCGATTTTCAACCGGGACCTCCTCCGATTCTAATCCCAACACTTCGCTATTACGTCGGGTGATCGCAAAATTGATTTTTTTTCAATCGTCTCTTACATTCCATTCTTCCTTAAATGACCAACAACTTTCCCTTTGGGAAAAAACGGGAAAAGTGGGACGTGACACCACCTATCTCAGCATCATCGACGCTCAGGGAAATTCCCTCTCTTTGACTCCGAGCGATTTTCCACAATCTCCGATGATCGATGGTGACATTACGCTCGGAATTCGCATGACCCAATTCCGTCTTGATCCGAATCATCCGTCCGCTCTACTTCCCGGTAAACGACCTACGATTACGCCTAACGCGTCTATGGTTTTTAAAAAAGGAAAATTCCTGATGAGTCTCGGAACGCCGGGAGGCGATATGCAAACCCAAGCTACCATACAAGTTTTTTTGAATATGATCGTATTCGGAATGAACGCACAAGAAGCGGTAAACGCGCCGCGATTCCGTTCTCTCAACTGGCCGGATTCCTTCTCGCCGCATAACTATTATCCGGGCCGGATCGAGCTCGAGAAGGATATCTATGATCGAAGCGGTAAGGCGCTGAAAGACTTAGGTTACGACGTGGTAGGCCGGGATGTTTGGGAATACGATTTCGGCGCTCCTTGTATTTCCCTAAAGGATCCGGTTACGGGAAAACTTTACGGTGGAGCGGATCCGAGAAAAGAATCCTGGGCGGAAGGACGTTGA
- a CDS encoding acyl-CoA thioesterase, whose amino-acid sequence MISTPIQTRWMDMDPFAHVSNSVFVSYLEIGRVDYCKRRFNVKGVFDVPFILARIEIDLKKSIEMHHAVEVQTSVTRIGNSSWDFQSKIVESNTKEIFAVARTVQVTFDHVTKTSVPIPPKVRAVLEEDLKIFQRQNIEG is encoded by the coding sequence ATGATTTCCACTCCGATTCAGACTCGATGGATGGATATGGATCCGTTCGCGCATGTGAGCAATTCGGTTTTCGTTTCGTATCTTGAAATCGGAAGAGTGGATTATTGCAAACGCCGTTTTAACGTGAAAGGCGTCTTCGACGTTCCTTTTATTCTTGCGAGAATCGAAATCGATCTTAAAAAATCGATCGAAATGCATCACGCCGTCGAAGTGCAAACGAGCGTGACTCGGATCGGAAACAGCTCCTGGGATTTTCAATCCAAGATCGTGGAATCTAATACGAAAGAAATTTTTGCCGTTGCCAGAACGGTTCAGGTTACGTTTGATCACGTCACCAAGACGAGTGTTCCGATTCCGCCTAAGGTTCGCGCCGTTTTGGAAGAGGATCTTAAGATTTTCCAAAGACAAAACATAGAGGGTTGA
- a CDS encoding MORN repeat-containing protein produces MLRLLIQSLKFLLFGDSRDRYASTFRINLFFVFCFGFFSIFPQSSATCLSGNCKNGRGVLIDSFGNEYKGTLINGNLEGYAEVKFKNRGTVSGVYKNSSQRGKGRWTDPETGNVLYGTWVEDGDCNENGCKTWAKFIPDSEVECIFRGNFRRNRKTGKGAYTCINGESFEGIYSNDLANGYGKLKYSDGTVFEGEFKNGHPLSN; encoded by the coding sequence ATGTTGCGTTTATTGATTCAAAGTTTGAAGTTTTTACTTTTCGGAGATTCGAGAGATCGTTATGCTTCTACGTTTAGAATAAATCTATTCTTCGTATTTTGTTTTGGTTTCTTCTCCATTTTTCCCCAATCATCCGCGACCTGTTTATCCGGAAATTGTAAGAATGGAAGAGGGGTTTTGATCGATTCGTTTGGAAACGAATATAAAGGAACTCTTATAAACGGAAATTTAGAAGGATACGCAGAAGTTAAATTCAAAAACCGCGGAACTGTTTCGGGAGTTTATAAAAATTCTTCCCAAAGAGGCAAGGGCCGATGGACCGATCCTGAAACCGGAAACGTCCTGTACGGAACCTGGGTGGAAGACGGGGACTGCAACGAAAATGGATGTAAAACCTGGGCAAAGTTTATCCCGGATTCAGAAGTGGAATGTATCTTTCGAGGAAACTTTCGACGAAACCGAAAAACAGGAAAGGGCGCGTATACGTGTATCAACGGAGAAAGTTTTGAAGGAATCTATAGTAACGATTTAGCGAACGGATACGGAAAATTAAAATATTCCGACGGAACCGTTTTTGAGGGAGAATTTAAAAACGGTCACCCGCTTTCAAATTAG